A genomic region of Sciurus carolinensis chromosome 7, mSciCar1.2, whole genome shotgun sequence contains the following coding sequences:
- the LOC124989425 gene encoding vomeronasal type-1 receptor 4-like, whose translation MVLNLTKETIFMFATGLGIVGNIFVLVNYMCLFRSTMKSVQLILIHLAFTNTITLVTKGNTRKISIFVLINLMDTAGCKILIYLSRVARGLSISTTSLLTVVQAITISPRTSRWRWMQPRSAWHILPLLFFFWILNSLISMNLPFYIKHVSSLNIANTSKNNDYCYFESENKIIRWIFIALMVLRDAVLQSVMAWASGYMVFLLHKHHQHVLYLQTTKLLYRTPPEMKAAQSVLLLMLCFLFFYWANCFTSLYLTFSLGTDSIANGLHEFLTIGYAIVSPFLQIHRDKHFATCWFAQ comes from the coding sequence ATGGTTTTGAATCTTACCAAGGAAACAATCTTCATGTTTGCAACAGGACTTGGCATTGTGGGTAACATCTTTGTCCTTGTGAACTATATGTGCTTGTTTAGAAGCACTATGAAATCTGTGCAGCTTATTCTCATCCATTTGGCTTTTACAAATACAATAACACTTGTGACAAAAGGAAATACAAGGAAAATATCCATATTTGTGTTAATAAACCTCATGGATACGGCAGGCTGTAAGATTTTGATTTACCTCAGTAGGGTGGCCCGTGGCCTGTCCATCAGCACCACCAGTCTCCTCACAGTGGTCCAGGCCATCACCATCAGTCCCAGAACCTCCAGATGGAGGTGGATGCAGCCCAGGTCTGCATGGCACATCCTTCCCTTGTTGTTCTTCTTCTGGATTCTCAATTCCTTGATAAGCATGAACTTACCATTTTACATCAAACATGTCAGCAGTCTGAACATAGCAAATACCAGTAAAAACAATGACTACTGTTATTTTGAATCAGAAAACAAGATAATCAGATGGATTTTTATTGCTCTCATGGTCCTTCGAGATGCTGTGCTCCAGAGTGTCATGGCCTGGGCCAGTGGCTACATGGTCTTCCTCCTCCACAAGCACCACCAGCATGTCCTCTACCTTCAGACCACCAAGCTCCTCTACAGAACTCCCCCTGAGATGAAGGCTGCTCAAAGTGTTCTCCTTCTGatgctctgttttctcttcttctattgGGCAAATTGTTTTACCTCTTTATATTTAACTTTCTCATTAGGAACAGATTCCATTGCAAATGGTCTTCATGAATTTCTCACCATTGGTTATGCAATTGTGAGCCCATTTTTGCAGATTCACAGAGACAAACACTTTGCTACTTGTTGGTTTGCTCAGTGA